One genomic region from Cucumis melo cultivar AY chromosome 9, USDA_Cmelo_AY_1.0, whole genome shotgun sequence encodes:
- the LOC103499268 gene encoding uncharacterized protein LOC103499268: MITIHSLSFLSPFSSKTQFILYNLLLLLLLQIIKSDAMQSREMQSHTNNYQTLPKKQEVIITVYVESPKLQNSNSHKTQIIPHNNNNHINPKPSLPKTPNSTGYDRRAQLLAYSRHLRNVHSSNTQSPQPKSKKWKWKVRSEAPTVRRMPSRRALQRWRYERVGMMREERTEVVDQPCRPKCLGGRSNKKSTSRSGSSIFRKLKSLLGELSKGCKRSGEDRG; the protein is encoded by the exons ATGATCACAATtcactctctttcttttttatcacCATTTTCATCAAAAACGCAATTCATTCTCtacaatcttcttcttcttcttcttcttcaaataaTCAAATCCGATGCCATGCAAAGCCGAGAAATGCAGAGCCACACAAACAACTACCAAACACTTCCCAAAAAACAAGAAGTAATCATCACTGTCTACGTTGAATCTCCCAAATTACAAAACAGTAATTCCCATAAAACGCAAATTATTCCCCACAACAATAACAACCACATCAATCCAAAGCCTTCTCTTCCCAAAACCCCCAATTCCACCGGCTACGACCGCCGGGCTCAGCTTCTCGCTTACTCTCGCCACCTCAGAAATGTTCATTCCTCTAACACCCAATCTCCCCAACCCAAATCCAAG AAATGGAAATGGAAGGTCCGATCAGAAGCGCCAACAGTGCGGCGGATGCCATCGAGACGGGCGTTGCAACGGTGGAGATATGAACGAGTTGGGATGATGAGAGAAGAGAGAACAGAGGTTGTGGATCAGCCATGCCGGCCCAAGTGCTTGGGTGGACGAAGCAACAAGAAAAGCACTTCAAGATCGGGTTCTTCTATATTT AGGAAATTGAAGAGTTTACTGGGAGAGTTATCAAAGGGCTGCAAACGCAGTGGTGAGGATAGAGGATGA
- the LOC103499269 gene encoding uncharacterized protein LOC103499269 gives MAMKKMQSNSDSRRSRANSYTLPSSPLKVAKNVYLKKKNCKGSEKKEWEDATCSVCMEFPHNAVLLLCASYNKGCRPYMCATGRRYSNCLDQYKKAYTKATSTQSSELLNFPVENVSFNLDAGQPSEKVNVPELLCPLCRGQVKGWTVVEPARKYLNSKKRSCMQDNCSFVGRYKELKKHVRAKHPLARPRQVDPVLEEKWKRFEHERERSDVISTIISSIPGAVVLGDYVLEPNQSGFYSEYDSDMDDNLDDDAFFSMDAFGLGRDGGLFSRNRYHRDYSRTDEIDFGMHRAAGLGSTATGGPGRGFRRIIFGRSRRPRQRGGLNRIP, from the coding sequence ATGGCTATGAAAAAGATGCAGAGCAACTCTGACTCTAGACGTTCTAGGGCGAACTCATATACGTTGCCATCTAGTCCATTGAAAGTTGCTAAAAATGTTTACCTCAAGAAAAAAAACTGCAAAGGGTCAGAGAAAAAAGAGTGGGAGGATGCTACCTGCTCAGTCTGTATGGAGTTCCCTCACAATGCCGTACTTCTTCTTTGTGCCTCATATAATAAGGGTTGCCGGCCTTATATGTGTGCAACTGGCCGCCGATATTCAAATTGTCTCGATCAATACAAGAAAGCCTACACAAAAGCTACATCAACTCAAAGTTCAGAACTATTGAATTTTCCGGTTGAAAATGTAAGCTTCAATTTGGACGCAGGGCAGCCAAGTGAAAAGGTTAATGTGCCAGAGCTGTTATGTCCTCTTTGTAGGGGACAGGTTAAAGGCTGGACAGTGGTGGAACCAGCGCGAAAGTATCTTAATTCTAAGAAGAGAAGTTGCATGCAGGATAATTGCTCATTTGTTGGACGGTACAAGGAGCTGAAGAAGCACGTTAGAGCAAAGCACCCGTTAGCACGACCCCGCCAAGTGGACCCTGTGCTTGAAGAGAAGTGGAAGAGATTTGAGCATGAGAGGGAGCGTAGTGATGTGATCAGCACGATTATATCATCAATACCTGGGGCAGTTGTTTTAGGGGATTACGTGTTGGAACCTAACCAAAGTGGTTTTTATAGTGAGTACGATTCTGATATGGATGATAATTTGGATGATGATGCTTTCTTTTCCATGGACGCATTTGGTTTAGGACGGGATGGTGGTTTGTTTTCTCGCAATAGATATCATAGGGACTACAGCAGGACAGATGAGATTGATTTTGGGATGCATCGGGCTGCAGGTCTCGGTTCTACTGCAACTGGTGGGCCAGGTCGTGGTTTCCGCAGAATTATATTTGGGAGATCAAGGCGGCCAAGACAAAGAGGAGGACTTAACAGAATTCCGTAA